The Lycium ferocissimum isolate CSIRO_LF1 chromosome 8, AGI_CSIRO_Lferr_CH_V1, whole genome shotgun sequence DNA segment tcttttaaaggtcCCCAGCATCTCCATAATGCTGAAGAAGACCAATcaccattttccaaaaaaaaaaaaaaaaaccaacatgAAATTAGAAGACGTTATTATTCCAGCCACTGGCAATTAAGAAGCTAAACAAAAAATTTGACTCCACTATTAGTGATCATACCTCAACGTGCATGGCCTTCCCTATTTTCCAGAACTcaatacaacaaccaacaccGGAACTTGCAAGTATCATCCATGAAGTATCATTATCAAGCAAGTACAGGAAGACAATAAGCTGGCAAACAAAGTTCACGACCACTGATTTTGCAGACAGCCCTTCCATGGACTTGTTTTTATTCCAAAATTGAATATCTGCAAGGAAAATCAAATTTATTCTGACTCAAATCTACTCCACACTTCCTGTAATTTCCTTAAAAGGCCAAATGCTCACTACTATACTTACCATTCTTGAATGCCAGGAAGTCAAATAGTGAATGCATTACTGAGACAATCATGGTCACCCCCAAAAGGTACGGATTTCCTTCCAAAAAAACTCTCTGGAAAGAGTGTAATAAATCACATGTCAAACACATAAATAACAGTTGAACTGTGTGAGAATAATAGATGCTGCTAAGAATTCACATCATGGCCACAATGATCTAAAGCACGACTCTAATATGCTCGTTTGGACTTCTGGAGTTGAAACTTTTTGAAATATTTAGGGGAAGAGGACACGCAAACAGAAAAGAGCACGCATAGTCTAGATAGAATAAACAGAATATACACCAATAATGTAATTTTCCTgcttttctttttgataatgTCCAGTATATTCTTGAGCATTACGGTTGTCTGCATAATatccatgtttatttcatgcaAAAATGTTACGCCAATGTGTACTGCAAAACAAAGTAAATGATACCTTTAGTTCATCAGACTCCCCCTCGAGCATGCTACCATAACTACGATGAATCTGGAAGGACTGGTCCATCTGCAGGAATAGCTGCCATTTTGTCATGCTTATGGGACTCACCTCTAGATGCAGAGGCACCTCTGTTACCGTATCATTGAGAGCTATTAATTTATCCCTAAGTAACCAAAACTCATTGAAGAAAACAGTCGGATAGTAGTTTCCTGTTGTAGATTCGATGTTCATGTCTAACAAGGCAGGTCAAGGAATTGAACAGTGTGAAAATATCTTTTGCGAACAAAAAGAGCAGACGAAGATGCCAACTCACAGAGAATAAATAAAAgagcaaaagaagaaaggattcaGCACGAAGGAAATCATAAAATTGCATCTAACAAGTTCAGAGTTCACCAATATCTTCCACAAGTTTAATTGAGATGATTCTTGCCTTCTGCAGAAGCATCTTACTATCGCAACTTTTTTTAGCCGAATACATTGTGTAAAAGGAACCcatgagaaaaataaagagacagATGAAGTAAAGGATACAAGGAGCAACAATAGGTGGAATGGCATTTCCCGTGTatctgaaaaaagaaaagagcagAGTGTGGAAAAACAAACAAGAGATGTTAGAATTGTAtacacaaaaaggaaaaacagtTGAACAGATCAGAGAGAGAGACAAATCTAGTTTAATAACACAAACATATAACTGCAGTATACTGAaggtcaaattctcattttaAGTTGGTTACAGAAAACATAgctaaataaaaacaaatttacCATTCAAACCAGAACTCTATAAGAAATTGCTGGTCAAGTAGGCATACCCTGTGAAATCATCGACCAAGTTGATTGTAACATTAGGTTTCCAATATGAAATCCATTCAGGAGGACCATCCTCCTTAAGATCATCTTGAGCTTCTTGAACTGCCTGAGGAAACTGCTCATCAAACCTCATGATTACATGGTATAGAAAATCATTTATTGTTAAGGGATGACAATGCATATTCACAAACAAAATTTATTACACCACAATGTAAAATAGTCAAAAGACCCATTCTATGGGCTTGGGAGTTGATGTAATAACGTAAAATAGTCAGAAGATTCATTCTTCTGGCTGGGGGCCAATTTCATAATGTAAAATAGGCAGAAGATTCATTCCGAGGGCAACCGATGTCATAATTAAATAGCCAGAAGATTCATTCTGCAGTCAGAAGGCTCATGCTGTTGGGTGGGAGCTGAAGGTAAGAATCTAAAGGGTAAATATAAGGAAAATGAAGGCAGGAAAGAAACTCATCAGGCATTAAATGCAGAAACAAATGATCTCAATGCTCACGCCATGAAAAAAAGCCCACAGATATTACATAGAAACACAAGTGACACGGGTGTACCTCAGGAATGGTGACATCCTCCTTTGAGTCCTCGGAATTTCTTAAAAGGCTCTTCTTCTTGTTTGCTTTAGATTTGGGTAAATATGTCACCATAGCTGAGTTCACAAAAATAGCACATTAGAATTAGGCACTCACAAAATTCCACCTTCTATCACCAATTCACCATAGATAAGGACAAGAGCTTCACTGATATCATGATCTTACAATATGTCCGTCCAAAAGCAGCCAATGGCTGATACTCAGGATCATTTGGATCGGGAGAATAGCCAGAGCGTGCAAAGAAAACATGAGCATAAAGACTCCCGTTGTTCTTCACTGCCTGAGAGGAAACAATCATAGGTAGCCAAGTGTCGATAAGTACTGTGCCACAGTAAAAAGATAGTGCAAAACAGTAAAGACCCATGCATCCAAAAGAGAACGGCAGTATCCTGAATCAAATGTTTGTTCGTATTGAACAACACATTTAAAGGCAGTTAATGGTACCTCAGATGGCTGATACTTCAAAGAAAGAGTCCTGGTACTCTCTGGTCTCCAAACTGCATATGGTATATTTGCCTCATGCCAAATAAGTGCACCTTCATTGCCAAAATCATTGAACTTTTCTTGTTCGGAAAGATAGAGCCACATGTCCTATTAAAATCCATGACAGAAACTTTTAAGTTGAGCATAATTGTAGTTAATAAGGTGTTGTATTCACAAAGTAGTTCCAGAAATACTTGGCATAATTGTGTAATGTTAAGATGAAATAAACGCTCCCCTGCCACCACTCCTCTTTAACTCAACCCGGTGCAGTCTAATTCATCAAAAATTTCACAATTGATTTATTTTCATTGCATAATGACCACCTttcgtcttcttcttttttccatttattttcatattttttagaaaggtaaGAATGATATAGATTTCTGCAGCATAAAGGCAGTATTTGGTGCCATTTGACATCTCAAAGGGCAAAAAAAACAGTCCTTCATTCTTCTAACAAGATTCTAATTCTAAAACTTATAAAATAGTTATGAATTCCTGGGTTTGAATCTCACCGCCATGATTATCAAAAGGAATTTTGCGTGCTTGGCCAATGAGAAAAGATCTTGTGTCCATGCACGCGGGTGAGCGTGTTGAGATATACTCAAGCAAATAAAAGCATGCTCTCTCTAATAGCTTAATCTTTGAGATAGATTATTACACACCTCAGCATCTATATAATAAGAGGCTGATATAGTTCTTTGTAGCAGGTTCAATTGAGCTCCCTACTTTCAGTTCGAAccatgtatacatatgaaaagtaAATGTAAAAGATGCATACATGTATAAAAATAAGAGTTAATGGTCAAGAACACATTTAAACAATCACTTTTTAGTTTCATACCTCAACTATCCATTGTTCCCTTtgcctacctaaactatcactccCTTTGTATTAGAACACACCTCGATGCTAAGTTGGccaaatatttgaaatcaatCGACAACATGCGCGTGCAGGCCAACTCAACATCGAGATGTGTTTTAATATAAAGGGAGTGATATTTTAGCCATGTAAATGGAGAACACACCTCAATGCCGAGTTGGccaaatatttgaaatcaatCGACAATAGGCGCCTGGAAGCCAACTCAGCAGTGAGATATGTTTTAACATAAAGggagtgatagtttaggtaggtaAATGGAGAACATACCTCGATGCTGAGTTGGccaaatatttgaaatcaatCGACAACAGACGCGTGGAGGCCAACTCAGCATCGAGGTGTATTTAATACAAAGGAATAATAATTTAGGCAGGTAAAAGGAACCATGGATAGTTAAGGTATGAAACTCGCGAAAAGGTGATAGTTTAGGGGTGTGTTTTTGATCAGTAACTctacataaaaataatagatTGCACATAGTCCGAATGCACTAATTCTAATTTCTAATTTCTACATAATAAGAGGCTGATATAGTCCTTCCCAACAGGTTCAACTAAACTTACACTACTTTCAGTTCGAATCATATATccatatgaaaaaataaatgtaaaagatgcatatatatacacacgcgcGCACgtgctctctttctctctccgttcacttttactcaAACTACACGGACTTTgatcaacattttaagatgtagtTTTTCATAGAGTTTTCGaacatctaaattttaattttaaaatattaaacaaatctaattcaatttagcgtcgcaaattaatcaaattgactctcgaaaagcgaaaccTGACAACTAAAAGTGAACTGATGGAGTATAATCGACTGCACGTAGTATGAACGCACTAATTCTAATTTCTAATTTCTAATTAGATGAATACTACTAATTACAGAAAGATAGAGGAAGACTAACCAAAAGTGCGCTTTCTCTAATAGCATAAGCTTTTAGGATATATTATTAGTATTACACACTTCAACATCAAATTCAACTAAACTCACTACTTTCAATTCTAATCatgtatacaacaacaacaacatacccagtgtaatcccactcAAATACATATCgaatcatgtatacatataaataaatatctgTAAAGGATGCATACATATAATCGACTGCACACAGTCTGAACGCACTTATTCTAACTTCTAAATAGATGATGactacttcctccgtcccaaattatgtgatatagttcGCTTTTTGAGaatcaatttgactaattttttaagctaaaatagTTTAGAATACTTCAATAAATGTAAAAGATGCATTTCTATAATTGACTGCACGTAGTCCAAACGCACTAATTTAATTTCTACTTCGATGAATACTACTACTAATTACAGATAGATAGAGGAAaacctaaactatcactttcTATACATTCTCGTGTACATATAGTCCGAACGCACTAATTGGCACAAAGGTCATAGCTTAGGTGTGTATTTTTGACaattaactttagataataGACTGCAGATAGTCTGAACGCACTAATTCTATAATTCGATGAATACTACTTATTatagacaggacatggcacaACTTCAGTTAACTGAGGCAATGatgcgcatatatatatatatatatatatatactgcacACAGTACAAAAGCAATTAATTCTAATTTCAATTAGATGAATACTAATAATACTTATAGACAGGACATGACACAGCTTCAGTTGATCGAGGACatgatgcatatatatataatagactTCACACAATTAAAACGAACTAATTCTAATTTCAAATTAGATGAATAACACAAGTAATTACATATAGATAGATGAAATTAACTAACTAACCAGAGGTTCGCCTTTATGAAACAGATTTGAGATCTGGAAATTAGGAGCAGACGGATCGGATGAAATAGGTTTTTTCGGCGAAAAAAACTTGGACGCAAAGTACCAGAAAACCGCTATCCTTATTACTCCGGTCAACATCTGTCCAATTCCACGCTGTTGCTGCGGTTGCGCCGCCGCCTCCGCCGCCACTGCTCCGCCACCTCCATTCGCCGGTGGCGCCATCGATCGATCTAGATTGGTTTTACTGTGCAATTAGTTACTGGCGGCGATAAATATCTCGAGAGAGAAGTAAAAGAGTGAAAAAAGGTGAGAGTGGAGGTTTATATACTCTAAATCTCGAGGCGGTTGGAACAAGGAGATATTTTTTGAGGGAGACGAGAGTCTAGTTGGGACTTGTTTGGAATCTTaaaagcggacgcgaaaattaAGCAAAATAAACCTCAAcctcaaatttatttagtgctCCTTTTAAATACTCAGATCAGAGAGGCTATTTTTGAAAGACTGAGAAAGTAAAAGGAAcagaaaaataatttagaaGTAGATCAAAAAGTATAGTAGTATAATAGCAAGATACCGCGCAAATGTTTCAACAAATGTTAATGCACATCGAAGAGTAAGAAACTATGTGAGTACTAAATAATATTGCTAATAATAAGAGGCAAAACAAATGCAGCAATAAAGAGCAATACACATCGAAGAGACTAAGCAATAATTGAATACCAATACCTACTAATCTTTTATCCTAATCTACGACCTCCATACCTtcctatctagggtcatgtACCCAGTCAGTTgaagttatgttatgttttatctaatcacctctcccaattcttcttcggcctacctctgcCTCTCCTAACTCCTACTATTGCTATTGCTAATTTTGAATTATAGCTTGTTCTAATTAAACACCTAAACACATGATAAAATGAtcctattaaatatttttttgtttggattttgaaaggaaaaaaaaaaaactttttcatgtGTACTCAAATGTTCATTAAGTAGACATACTAACCACTTAAAATGTGTTACTTCCTTTAATTTACGCATTCGCTTCAATAATCTGTAGAATTCAGAGCATTTTCTAATTAAGGTTGATGCGTATACTTAAAGAAGATCGGCATATTTTTTGTGATTAAATTAATTACCTAATAAACGTTTGAAAACACGCACGAAAAGAAATTCCGAACTTTGAATCAAAAATGTCTAGTAAAAGTATTTTATCATGTGTCACATCGTAGTTCAAGTGTTTAAATGAAATTAACTAGAAACTTTAAGGAATTATTATCAATGTGTTAGGCTTAAAGTATTTGAAGTTTAGCCGTAGTTCGTGACGATTGGAACAAAGAGACATATTTTGATGAAATGGGGTTGTGGGAGAAATGAGTATACTTGgcacttggaatctttaaaagcGGACACGACAATTAAGCAAAAATATTCTCAACCTAAAATTTAGTATTAATCATATCAACTTAAGTAAAAGTAGTAATTTAATGGGGTGATAATATACACGAAGTTAATCGTGATAAGTACTAAAATATGTTTATTTTGGAAACATGTCATGCATTTATTGATTTAATATAAATACTACATGTAGATTAAATTTACTATTCAAATGGTAAAAATCAAGTCACACTCTGTATTTACACCAAACTATATCAACTTATTATGATTTAATGAGGTGTTCAAAgaggagcatgtgtgtacatcGACTattctataaaaataaattttattcgGACCTGAGATGCGTACCAAACCAATATATGCATGATATGTGTTTGCATGTGTGTAGCTTTAGCACTTAACTACCATAAATTAACAGACATCCTCACTTTATTAAGATCACTTAACTATAATAAATTTAAATGATTTGACGTACACACCAATAAGTACTTACAAAATTTTAGAATGAGGGGAGGAGTATAGGAAGAAAGGTTTTTTGATCCGTTCAAAAACACTTGAAACATGTCACTACAGATGATTTGATAATTTTGGAATTCGCTCTTTTCGAATTATCCAAAAGCCATCCATGATTGGATTTATAACATAAGATCAACATAATTCGTTGATGCTGTACGCTTCTATTATTATTGGGTTACGGGactaattcattttcatattatGTTTTCAAGGAAAGGAAATGTAGAATTTATTGTTAACGAGATTTAGAAGTTTGATAATTAATTTGAGACTAGAATACTACAATTAATATTGCAATGGCCATAGCTAACATTTATAAGGAAACCAGATGGCGTATGCCCGTgcccaacactttagattatagtgtatctatgtgtatgtagttgtgtttaggTAGTAATAATATACGcacattttatattgctaataaacagacataagtttgcactatttttatgtatatatatatacatacatactatattcaaaatacgattaatataacattgtagtttgtgctccgtattcaaaacttcaaaatacgattaatagtGTTTGTTACGAATACgaagtttgcaaaaatttattaatactttttaaaagagaagacttgtttaaaaggaaactattttcctctttttgagacaaaacaatagcaatatttaagtaTTAGTtgatactttaaattttaattcgattattttaaaggtgtaaaatattctattgttaatgtatgtagattggacctaaacaatatttattattttttatcaaattttgatttggataattataattcaaattattaaattaattttacatgtttaaaacgcaataaagtagaaatttgattttctatttaaacgaagaactactattttttaatttttggtgaatattcttggtttagctcattttacttgttatgttatcttttgcacgatttttcaagaaaacatcaattagaattagaatttgactaatttacatTATTTATTAGTTGATCTCcatttagtattattttttcttttatgacattaatctctttttacatttattagagtaagaataaaaatgaaaatgtaattaaattctatcttattttaaaatataaatattttaagtatatttattttcgtaaacataacaaataaatgacatggcggaatatcaaatacaacagttaaatatctaaATTAGATCTgcgctaatataagaaaagaaagaaaattatatggtttggctacttaactttttgaagaaaagcaataatatggggtctacGTTTTTTGttatacaataatttcatttgctcccactaatgggttgatacgcatgtggtaATGAATTcactattattgacttaatagggatactttgagaattatatgaatattgtttaattttttaatatggagtgccttttttttttttttgacattgcttttttttttaatatggggtcgactctttttttattttttatattgctttagtttttttaatatggggtccaccttttattttttattttttatacatgAGCTTGGAGGTggtggggttcactttttttttttttttttttttttttttttagattaaaCCGCTTTGGATTATAGCGTATACATGTAGATGTATCGTTGTGTACAATTATAAAGATTTATGTATTGGGTAGTGATagcatatattttatattgctaataaacatacctaAATTTACACTGtcgatgcatatatatatatgaacattaatacatatacacaaatgttATTTGTTTATTAAGTGAAATTATGTGAGCATGATGAAATAGTGAAAAGTAAAAGGAATGTAAAAGTGACACGTggctaaaaaaataattaataccTGCCACTTGAAATGATATCATCTGTTGCGATGCAATTTTTATGAGCAGGGGCAAAATTGAAAAAGTACGAATATATTTAATACTAAGCTATAGTACGATTCTACTTTTAACTAATGAAAATGGTAAGTGCTTTGACCAAATTGCCCTTGGTTGATGATCTACTTCTTCAACTCATGCTTTTATAtagtttagttttaaaaaagagaatttgtctattacaaattaaaaactgaaaaaatggaagaaattgcacgaatcgtccttcaaatgggctagTTTTTAATTTTGCCTTTAGCAATTAATTTTaggaataatttcaataatatacaattcagcataaaatattatatcCACGTAGTTATATTGTTAATTTACATCTGTATAACCAACTTCTTTTACAATagtgtttatacacacgatataTAACATTATACCCTTACTGTACATAATGTGTCGATcttatataaaagtgtataataatgtataaaagggttattttggataatattaaaaatatgagTCATTTCAGGTAAATATTTTTCCCAAATAGACGTAGGCTGTTATTTTTGCTAAACTTCATACGTAGTGGCCATAAGTTTTTAATGGTGGGAACATAACTTGTGAGATACTATGATGcagaaatataaatttatacccataatttatttttttattttttatttttagggacaaaaattaaacaaagaacacaaaaaataagGGCATAAGTGACAATGAGCCTAAAAAATAGGGAGAAAGTTTTGGCAGGACCCAAAACACACATGGATCctcaccttattttttttttcttttttacatgaGTAGGAGGTGGGTCTCCTAATTCTTCACGTGGATCccaccataattttttttatcgctactattatggaagagtgggccccaccttgaatttattttttatttgtgctATTATAGAAAAGTgggccccaatttttttttttttaaatttctactattatagaagagtgggccccaccttaattatttttatgatcGTTTATATTTTGTCTTcctgatgttattcctcattattggtgtgagacgtatgtgtctaaacttatacccaaaggtataagttttaaatgttttgctttatgacttcttttacttgagcttttgtgttcaatttaaatcgttattttttTCCCGAACTTCTCCTCTTTACATTTTCTCTAAGTACATCTTTaacattttctgaacttattatcattatttaaatatccTAATTTCTTCTGTTGCAAttgtcttcaacttcttcacgcggaccccaccttaattttttcatagcaattgtctcctaattctTCACGTAGACCacaccttaattttttatttttatttttgcaattgtctcctaattctCCGCGTGAACcctaccttaattttttttaatctctactattatagaatagtgggccccaccttaaatttgttttttttaatctctaccATTattagggctgggcataaaataccgaattaccgaatCGAACCGGCTAtttcggtatttcggtattcggtaatttggtattcggttcggtattcggtactaaaatataaaatttaatatttcaatttcggtattcggtatttacaATTATAccgttcggtaattcggtaaataccgaataccgaaattAATATCAATACGTGTACTGCCTAAAGGAGTAAAGGGCTAAAGGCCCATTGTAAAAACATTTCAGGTCGAGTAGTCCAGCCCAAACATTTCAAGTCCAGTAGATCTGGGTAATGCATCAACTATGCTCTCTAGCAACTGCTACTGTTGAAGCCTTAAATCAATTTGATGTCCAATCTTCACTTCGCAGTCTTATTTAAGCGGATCTTATTTGTTGCTAATGCGCTTTGTCGCAAAAATGGTattaccgaataccgtaccAAACCGAAATTTGATTTACTTAGATTTCCGAATTACATGAATAGAAGTTTGAAAGTTCGgtatttggtatatactttcaattaccgaattaccgaatccgaactttaaaaataccgaaccgaataccgaacgcCCAGCCCTAACCATTATTAAAGATTGGGGCCcaccttattattatttttttaacattttttgaCTGACGACGAaactttactactatatagaaactCATGTtagaatatataatttttttttaaacattttttctactattaattttttttttaagattggggccatccttttttttttttttggtgggggagACTGACGACGAACTTTACTTTACTGTATAGAAACTCATGTTTCTATATAAATTTTAACATTTTTTGACTGACGACGAaactttactactatatagaaactCATGTtagaatatataattttttttaaaacatttttttctactattaatttttttttttaagattggggccatcctttttttttttttttgggagaagTATTCaaacacactccaactttgaccaaaattgctataacacactccaactTCTGAGTCACTACGACCCCCCGGGactattttttttgtgtattattgagggtattatTGGGTGACGTGGACAAAAAAGTGAGTCCCTCAATATTGGGTATTATTGAGTCCACGTCACCAataataccctcaataatacacaaaaaaatagtccgGGGTCATAGACTCTTGAAAGTCGAGTATGTTATAGCAATTTCGGCCAAAgttagagtgtgttttgaacacttttcccttttttttttggtgggggagACTGACGACGAACTTTACTTT contains these protein-coding regions:
- the LOC132067987 gene encoding uncharacterized protein LOC132067987 isoform X2; this translates as MAPPANGGGGAVAAEAAAQPQQQRGIGQMLTGVIRIAVFWYFASKFFSPKKPISSDPSAPNFQISNLFHKGEPLDMWLYLSEQEKFNDFGNEGALIWHEANIPYAVWRPESTRTLSLKYQPSEAVKNNGSLYAHVFFARSGYSPDPNDPEYQPLAAFGRTYSMVTYLPKSKANKKKSLLRNSEDSKEDVTIPEAVQEAQDDLKEDGPPEWISYWKPNVTINLVDDFTGYTGNAIPPIVAPYMNIESTTGNYYPTVFFNEFWLLRDKLIALNDTVTEVPLHLEVSPISMTKWQLFLQMDQSFQIHRSYGSMLEGESDELKRVFLEGNPYLLGVTMIVSVMHSLFDFLAFKNDIQFWNKNKSMEGLSAKSVVVNFVCQLIVFLYLLDNDTSWMILASSGVGCCIEFWKIGKAMHVEIDRSGRIPMLRFRDRESYAGNKTKEYDDLAMKYLSYVLFFLAVCFAIYSLMYDRHKSWYSWILSSLTSCVYMFGFIMMCPQLFINYKLKSVAHMPWRQMTYKFLNTIIDDLFAFVIKMPMLHRLSVFRDDLIFLIYIYQRWVYPVDKKRVNEFGFAAEDVDQSASSSDTPALKEAEKKTN
- the LOC132067987 gene encoding uncharacterized protein LOC132067987 isoform X1 produces the protein MAPPANGGGGAVAAEAAAQPQQQRGIGQMLTGVIRIAVFWYFASKFFSPKKPISSDPSAPNFQISNLFHKGEPLDMWLYLSEQEKFNDFGNEGALIWHEANIPYAVWRPESTRTLSLKYQPSEAVKNNGSLYAHVFFARSGYSPDPNDPEYQPLAAFGRTYSMVTYLPKSKANKKKSLLRNSEDSKEDVTIPEFPQAVQEAQDDLKEDGPPEWISYWKPNVTINLVDDFTGYTGNAIPPIVAPYMNIESTTGNYYPTVFFNEFWLLRDKLIALNDTVTEVPLHLEVSPISMTKWQLFLQMDQSFQIHRSYGSMLEGESDELKRVFLEGNPYLLGVTMIVSVMHSLFDFLAFKNDIQFWNKNKSMEGLSAKSVVVNFVCQLIVFLYLLDNDTSWMILASSGVGCCIEFWKIGKAMHVEIDRSGRIPMLRFRDRESYAGNKTKEYDDLAMKYLSYVLFFLAVCFAIYSLMYDRHKSWYSWILSSLTSCVYMFGFIMMCPQLFINYKLKSVAHMPWRQMTYKFLNTIIDDLFAFVIKMPMLHRLSVFRDDLIFLIYIYQRWVYPVDKKRVNEFGFAAEDVDQSASSSDTPALKEAEKKTN